CCGTAAAAGATGATGGCGCCCTACCCTCCTTCACACCTCAGGATCTCTATACTCACTTGGAATTAAAGATCATCGATGATGGCCAGGGCATGCCGCAATTGGATGACGAGACGGATCCCACCGAACCCCCGACCCGCGGACATGGATTACTCAACATGCGCTACCGAGCGGAATTGATCGGGGCGATGATTGCTTGGCGAAGCCGCCGCTTTGGCAGTGGTACTGTGGTGGAGTTGCTCGTACCTTTGCCGCCACGCCCTTGAGAGATTCAGAGGGATCCGATCCATCCTAGATTGCCCGACACAGTAGCTGACGTATCATTCCCAATTCCAACATGATTTATAGTCATCTAAGCTCTGGGGATTCCTAGCCCGGTATGCCCCGAAGCAAGAACAACCTGCCACCTATCAACGCTGGGCTGTGAGGAGAACATCTGTGACCTATCGTGTGACCTTGATCCCTGGGGATGGTATCGGCCCGGAAGTGGCCAAAGCGATGACCACCGTACTGGATGCGACGGGGATCCCGTTTGAATGGATCCCGGTGGATGCGGGAGTGGATGTGATCGAAAAATACGGCACTCCCTTGCCGCCGCAGGTGTTGGAGTCGATTCGAGAAACCAAGCTGGCGATCAAAGGCCCAATTGGCACCCCTGTGGGAACCGGCTTTCGTTCGGTGAATGTCGCCATTCGCAAAGAGCTGGATCTATACGCTAACCTGCGCCCAGCCAAATCCATGATTGGCGTCAAAAGCCCGTTTCAAAATATCGACTTGGTGGTGGTGCGGGAAAACACCGAAGATCTCTACGCCGGTATTGAGTTTGAGCGCGGCAGTGCTGAGGCAGCCCAGGCGCGAGAACAGATGATGCAGCTGTCTGGCAAACCGATCCGGGAGGGATCCGCCATTGGCATCAAACCTATCTCTGATTTCGGTAGCCGCCGCATTGTCCAATTTGCCTTCGACTATGCCCAACAGAATGGCCGCAAAAAAGTGACAGCGGTGCATAAGGCCAACATTATGAAGTTCACGGATGGCTTGTTCCTGGAGGTAGCCCGTGATGTTTCCAAAGATTACCCCGATATTGAATTCGAAGACCGCATTGTGGACAACATGTGCATGCAGTTGATGCAGAAGCCAGAACTCTACGATGTATTGGTACTGACCAATCTCTACGGCGATATCATTTCCGATCTATGCGCGGGGATGATCGGCGGGTTGGGGGTAGCCCCAGGGGCGAATATTGGCGATGGCATGGCGGTGTTCGAGGCCATTCATGGCTCAGCACCCAAGTATGCCGGACAAAATAAGGTCAACCCGGTGGCGTTGATCCTGTCTGGGGTGATGATGTTGCGCTACCTGGGGGAACGGGAAGCGGCTGAGAAGGTGGAAGCAGCGGTTCAGACGGTGATTGCGGAAGGCAAGCGGGTCACCTACGATCTAGCCAAAGGGGATCCCGTCGGTACTCAACAGATGGCGGAAGCGATCGCAGAGCGGCTATAGGCATGTTCACTGGTCTACTGGCTGAAGTCGGTAGCCCATACCATACCACTAGCGAATCCGCCAGTTGGCGATCATCTTCGACCAAGAGGATATGCATGGCTCCAGCTCAAATCTAAGATATAAAGTC
This is a stretch of genomic DNA from Synechococcus sp. Nb3U1. It encodes these proteins:
- a CDS encoding isocitrate/isopropylmalate dehydrogenase family protein, encoding MTYRVTLIPGDGIGPEVAKAMTTVLDATGIPFEWIPVDAGVDVIEKYGTPLPPQVLESIRETKLAIKGPIGTPVGTGFRSVNVAIRKELDLYANLRPAKSMIGVKSPFQNIDLVVVRENTEDLYAGIEFERGSAEAAQAREQMMQLSGKPIREGSAIGIKPISDFGSRRIVQFAFDYAQQNGRKKVTAVHKANIMKFTDGLFLEVARDVSKDYPDIEFEDRIVDNMCMQLMQKPELYDVLVLTNLYGDIISDLCAGMIGGLGVAPGANIGDGMAVFEAIHGSAPKYAGQNKVNPVALILSGVMMLRYLGEREAAEKVEAAVQTVIAEGKRVTYDLAKGDPVGTQQMAEAIAERL